A genomic window from Populus nigra chromosome 7, ddPopNigr1.1, whole genome shotgun sequence includes:
- the LOC133700027 gene encoding ABC transporter G family member 14-like encodes MPLNYVVPKPDHNSAPTEGLPRMPETNNRAVLSYPGQANSQSVLQLTIYPTTLKFEEVVYKVKLDQKGLCWGGTWSSREKTILNGITGMVCPGEILAMLGPSGSGKTTLLTALGGRLSGKLSGKITYNGQPFSGTMKRRTGFVAQDDILYPHLTVSETLLFTALLRLPKTLTREEKAQHVERVIAELGLSQCRNSMIGGPLFRGISGGEKKRVNIGQEMLINPSLLLLDEPTSGLDSTTAQRILTTIKRLASGGRTVVTTIHQPSSRLYHMFDKVVLLSEGRPIYYGPASAALDYFSSIGFSTSMTVNPADLLLDLANGIGPDSKNATDYGENTEQEQKSVREALISAYEKNISTRLKAELCNLDPNNYYYTKDASERNEKKSEKWCTSWWHQFKVLFQRGLRERRYESFNRLRIFQVLSVSILGGLLWWKTPTSHIEDRIALLFFFSVFWGFYPLYNAVFTFPQERRMLVKERASGMYHLSSYFLARTFGDLPLELALPTAFVFIIYWMGGLKADPITFILSLLVVLYSVLVSQSLGLAIGAILMDVKQATTLASVTTLVFLIAGGYYVQQIPPFIVWLKYLSYSYYCYKLLLGVQYNEDDHYECSKGVLCRVGDFPAVKSMGLNHLWVDVAIMALMLVGYRMVAYLALHRVQLR; translated from the exons ATGCCTCTCAACTACGTAGTTCCCAAGCCAGATCACAACAGTGCTCCAACGGAAGGTCTGCCAAGGATGCCTGAAACCAACAACAGGGCTGTCCTCTCCTACCCAGGACAAGCCAATTCCCAATCTGTGCTCCAACTCACCATATATCCTACAACTTTGAAG TTTGAGGAGGTGGTGTACAAGGTTAAACTGGATCAGAAGGGATTGTGCTGGGGTGGCACTTGGAGTAGCCGAGAAAAGACCATACTGAATGGGATAACGGGTATGGTTTGTCCAGGGGAGATCCTAGCAATGCTAGGTCCATCTGGGAGTGGCAAAACCACCCTCCTTACGGCTCTAGGAGGTCGTCTCAGTGGTAAGCTATCCGGAAAGATCACATACAACGGGCAGCCTTTTTCGGGTACCATGAAACGACGCACAGGCTTCGTTGCTCAGGACGACATTCTGTACCCGCATCTAACAGTGTCTGAAACTCTCCTATTCACTGCACTGCTAAGGCTACCCAAAACGTTAACCCGGGAGGAGAAAGCGCAGCACGTGGAACGAGTTATAGCTGAACTGGGATTGAGTCAGTGCCGGAACAGCATGATAGGGGGCCCACTCTTTAGAGGGATATCAGGAGGGGAGAAGAAGAGGGTTAATATTGGTCAAGAAATGCTAATCAATCCAAGCTTGCTACTACTAGATGAGCCCACATCAGGTCTGGACTCGACAACAGCTCAAAGGATCCTGACCACGATCAAACGGCTTGCGAGTGGGGGACGAACTGTTGTAACCACCATTCACCAGCCCTCAAGCAGACTTTACCATATGTTTGATAAGGTAGTCTTGCTCTCTGAGGGACGCCCCATCTACTATGGTCCTGCATCTGCAGCCTTGGATTATTTTTCCTCCATCGGATTTTCTACGTCCATGACTGTCAATCCTGCTGATCTCTTACTTGATCTTGCAAATG GCATTGGTCCTGATTCTAAAAATGCCACTGACTACGGTGAGAACACGGAACAAGAACAGAAGTCAGTGAGGGAAGCTCTCATTTCTGCATATGAGAAGAACATTTCTACCAGACTGAAAGCTGAGCTTTGCAATTTGGACCCAAATAACTACTATTATACAAAAGATGCCTCTGAAA gaaatgaaaaaaagtcaGAGAAATGGTGCACAAGCTGGTGGCATCAGTTCAAAGTGCTCTTTCAGCGGGGGCTGAGAGAGCGGAGGTACGAATCCTTCAACAGGCTAAGAATTTTTCAAGTCCTCAGTGTCAGTATACTTGGTGGACTCCTTTGGTGGAAAACACCAACTTCTCACATTGAAGACCGA attgcattgctcttcttcttctctgtgtTCTGGGGCTTTTACCCACTCTACAATGCCGTTTTCACATTTCCCCAAGAAAGAAGGATGTTGGTTAAGGAACGAGCATCAGGAATGTATCATCTTTCATCCTACTTCCTGGCTAGAACCTTTGGAGATCTGCCATTAGAGCTTGCGCTCCCAACTGCATTCGTCTTCATAATCTATTGGATGGGCGGACTTAAAGCCGATCCTATAACTTTCATCCTTTCCCTCCTTGTTGTTCTTTACAGCGTTCTAGTCTCTCAAAGTCTTGGATTGGCCATTGGTGCTATTCTAATGGACGTAAAACAAGCCACTACATTAGCTTCGGTTACAACTCTGGTTTTCCTCATTGCCGGAGGATACTACGTCCAACAAATCCCTCCTTTCATAGTATGGCTGAAGTACTTAAGTTACAGCTACTACTGTTACAAGCTTCTTCTTGGTGTCCAATACAATGAGGATGATCACTACGAGTGCTCAAAGGGAGTCTTGTGCCGGGTTGGAGATTTTCCTGCTGTCAAATCAATGGGTCTGAACCATTTATGGGTAGACGTGGCAATTATGGCCCTGATGTTAGTGGGTTATCGAATGGTCGCTTATCTGGCACTGCATCGCGTGCAGCTGAGGTGA
- the LOC133698408 gene encoding uncharacterized zinc finger CCHC domain-containing protein At4g19190, protein MEGEGGGIRLSKVFDDNNKKSGGGGDEVDYKNKSGTAWSHSYLNQKPWHPLSYPNQRRKWIAEQTHAQRQRRTEEVAREYAQEQEFFRQTALISKKEKEKIEMMKAVSFMYVRPPGYNAESAKAAEIADASQPPAAAASSSSNSMHPESVPGDDKKKPRPKDAFGRPLPTQEDFQVLTNAPRLETGVPARVKPFGIEVRNVKCLRCGKYGHQSGDRECPLKDVIMPNEESRLKRDDPLTAIVAQTDPSEPLKWELKQKPGLSPPRGGFNPDDPNQQIVAEDIFDEYGGFLSGGNIPDLLTNFSPSERKKKSKKSKHKKESSPSREIRASEENGLSSPSNREEKRSKEEKKRKKKKKRLDHSESSSSEDFEFDRPSKRNRHRHSYSSEDCDPDKNLRNKKSKQKHYYSSESDSDRCRSKNSRKKDSYSTVYFHSERHHRSGRDKQSYSHLSTDSKSDRQRRGKKHSHRLFHRSDS, encoded by the exons ATGGAGGGAGAAGGAGGAGGGATAAGGCTGAGCAAGGTATTCGACgataataataagaagagtGGAGGGGGAGGTGATGAGGTTGATTACAAGAACAAATCCGGCACTGCCTGGAGCCATTCCTACCTGAACCAGAAGCCATGGCATCCTCTTTCCTATCCTAATCAACGCCGCAAATGGATCGCAGAACAGACCCACGCCCAACGCCAACGCCGTACTGAAGAAGTTGCTCGCGag TATGCTCAAGAACAGGAATTCTTCAGGCAAACTGCTCTTATCtctaagaaagaaaaggagaag ATAGAGATGATGAAAGCTGTTAGCTTCATGTATGTTCGCCCTCCTGGTTACAATGCTGAAAGTGCCAAGGCCGCTGAGATTGCAGATGCTTCACAACCCCCGGCCGCCGCCGCCTCATCATCCTCCAACTCCAT GCATCCCGAATCAGTCCCTGGTGATGACAAGAAGAAACCAAGGCCTAAAGATGCTTTTGGCCGTCCTTTACCCACCCAAGAAGATTTTCAAGTCCTCACTAATGCTCCGCG CCTGGAGACAGGTGTTCCTGCAAGGGTGAAGCCATTTGGAATTGAAGTGCGCAATGTAAAGTGCTTAAGATGCGGAAAGTATGGTCACCAAAGTGGTGATCGTGAATGCCCACTGAAAGATGTTATAATGCCTAACGAGGAGAGTCGTCTGAAAAGAGATGATCCCCTGACTGCAATCGTGGCTCAAACAGATCCTAGCGAG CCACTTAAGTGGGAGCTGAAGCAAAAACCAGGATTGAGTCCTCCTCGTGGTGGTTTTAATCCAGATGATCCCAACCAGCAAATTGTTGCTGAGGACATATTTGATGAATATGGAG GGTTTCTCAGTGGTGGTAATATCCCTGATTTGCTGACTAACTTCTCTCCAAGTGAACGGAAAAAGAAGTCAAAAAAGAGTAAGCACAAAAAGGAGTCATCGCCAAGTAGAGAAATAAGGGCTTCTGAAGAAAATGGGTTATCTTCACCTTCCAACAGGGAGGAGAAGAGAtcaaaggaagagaagaaaagaaaaaagaagaagaaaaggctgGATCATTCCGAATCAAGTTCATCCGAAGATTTCGAGTTTGACAGGCCTTCCAAAAGGAACAGGCACAGGCATTCTTATTCTTCTGAAGATTGTGACCCTGACAAGAATCTTAGGAATAAAAAGAGCAAGCAAAAACATTATTACTCTTCCGAATCTGATTCTGACAGGTGTAGAAGTAAGAACAGCAGAAAAAAAGATTCATATTCGACTGTATACTTCCACTCTGAGAGGCATCATAGAAGTGGCAGGGACAAGCAATCTTATTCTCACTTATCCACTGATTCCAAATCTGATAGGCAGCGTAGGGGTAAAAAGCATTCTCACCGCCTCTTCCATCGGTCTGATTCATAA
- the LOC133699666 gene encoding F-box protein SKIP31 gives MTISDEEDEILAKFLESEVLSEVSDQDQEEEETEEAKKEEDEPKGKRVRFQETQEEEKEQNQKKKANNNNNNKGEQRRIKSGVLSKIPPELFPHILKFLSSEDLIACSLVCRFLNFAASDESLWRRLYCMRWGFLPPATKLCENAWKKLYIQRDEEDMVKLVRNCPPEFKEYYVQMNAAKRSQTPLPSQVKDDRIILDKTIADQVSTWKSRRGLTDKVVTDHACSGETCSYFKLGDVFVCEKTGNVHVCDDTCREVIMDPTNELLVCTISGHCFDRWLLPSEMEPDPDQQQGGLTDEAEPFMGSGRFARAYLLGYNCDDDKELEAALRFC, from the exons ATGACGATCTCAGACGAGGAAGACGAGATTTTGGCCAAGTTCCTGGAATCAGAGGTCCTCTCTGAAGTCTCCGATCAAGATCAG gaggaggaggagacagAGGAGGcaaagaaggaagaagatgaaCCAAAAGGCAAGAGAGTTCGTTTCCAGGAAAcacaagaagaagagaaggagcaaaatcagaaaaagaaagctaataataataataataacaagggTGAGCAAAGGAGGATAAAGAGTGGAGTTTTGAGCAAGATCCCTCCTGAGCTCTTTCCACATATCCTCAAATTCCTTTCCTCTGAG GATCTCATAGCTTGCTCTCTAGTTTGTAGATTTCTGAATTTCGCAGCCTCTGATGAGTCCTTATGGCGTCGCCT GTATTGCATGCGATGGGGTTTCTTGCCCCCTGCTACAAAGTTATGCGAGAATGCTTGGAAGAAGCTGTACATTCAG CGTGATGAAGAGGACATGGTTAAGCTTGTTAGGAACTGCCCACCGGAGTTTAAAGAATATTATGTTCAAATGAATGCAGCAAAGAGAAGCCAAACACCTCTTCCTTCACAG GTGAAGGATGACCGCATAATTCTTGACAAGACCATTGCTGATCAGGTGTCTACATGGAAAAGCCGCAGAGGCCTGACTGATAAGGTGGTCACTGACCATGCTTGTTCAGGAGAAACTTGTTCTTATTTCAAGCTTGGAGATGTATTTGTTTGTGAGAAAACTGGAAATGTTCATG TGTGTGATGATACATGCAGAGAAGTCATTATGGACCCTACAAATGAGCTTTTGGTCTGTACAATATCTGGGCATTGCTTTGATAGGTGGCTCTTGCCATCTGAAATGGAACCTGATCCT GATCAGCAACAAGGCGGCTTGACTGATGAAGCAGAGCCATTCATGGGATCTGGTCGTTTTG CACGAGCTTATCTGCTGGGATATAACTGTGATGATGATAAGGAGCTAGAAGCTGCTTTGAGGTTTTGCTGA
- the LOC133699667 gene encoding glycine-rich protein A3-like isoform X2, with the protein MGGGKDKDKNGDEQEKGLFGHGFGHGAPGYPPQPGAYPPQGYPPQGYPPQGYPPQGYPPAGYPPGAYPPSGYPPGPSAPHQPGHSGGGLGGLLAGGAAAAAAAYGAHALQGVGRGGYGGGHSGYGGGHGGYGGGHGGYGGGYGGGHGKFKHGGKHGGGKFKRGKFGKKHGGGKFKKWK; encoded by the exons ATGGGAGGTGGAAAAGATAAGGACAAGAATGGTGACGAGCAGGAAAAAGGTCTCTTTGGTCATGGTTTTGGTCATGGTGCTCCTGGATATCCTCCACAGCCTGGAGCATATCCTCCTCAAGGTTATCCTCCTCAAGGTTATCCTCCCCAAGGGTATCCCCCACAGGGCTACCCTCCCGCTGGTTACCCTCCCGGTGCATACCCACCATCTGGTTATCCTCCTGGACCATCCGCTCCCCACCAACCAG gacatagtggtgGGGGCCTTGGGGGGCTGCTTGCTGGGggggctgctgctgctgcagccgCTTATGGTGCCCATGCGCTTCAAGGTGTAGGCCGTGGTGGTTACGGCGGAGGCCATA GCGGTTACGGCGGAGGCCATGGTGGATACGGCGGGGGCCATGGTGGTTACGGCGGGGGCTATGGTGGTGGTCATGGAAAATTCAAGCACGGCGGCAAGCACGGCGGTGGAAAGTTCAAGCGTGGGAAGTTTGGGAAGAAGCACGGAGGAGGGAAATTTAAGAAGTGGAAGTGA
- the LOC133699667 gene encoding glycine-rich cell wall structural protein-like isoform X1 gives MGGGKDKDKNGDEQEKGLFGHGFGHGAPGYPPQPGAYPPQGYPPQGYPPQGYPPQGYPPAGYPPGAYPPSGYPPGPSAPHQPGHSGGGLGGLLAGGAAAAAAAYGAHALQGVGRGGYGGGHSGYGGGHSGYGGGGYGGGHGGYGGGHGGYGGGYGGGHGKFKHGGKHGGGKFKRGKFGKKHGGGKFKKWK, from the exons ATGGGAGGTGGAAAAGATAAGGACAAGAATGGTGACGAGCAGGAAAAAGGTCTCTTTGGTCATGGTTTTGGTCATGGTGCTCCTGGATATCCTCCACAGCCTGGAGCATATCCTCCTCAAGGTTATCCTCCTCAAGGTTATCCTCCCCAAGGGTATCCCCCACAGGGCTACCCTCCCGCTGGTTACCCTCCCGGTGCATACCCACCATCTGGTTATCCTCCTGGACCATCCGCTCCCCACCAACCAG gacatagtggtgGGGGCCTTGGGGGGCTGCTTGCTGGGggggctgctgctgctgcagccgCTTATGGTGCCCATGCGCTTCAAGGTGTAGGCCGTGGTGGTTACGGCGGAGGCCATAGTGGTTACGGCGGAGGCCATAGTGGTTACGGCGGAGGCGGTTACGGCGGAGGCCATGGTGGATACGGCGGGGGCCATGGTGGTTACGGCGGGGGCTATGGTGGTGGTCATGGAAAATTCAAGCACGGCGGCAAGCACGGCGGTGGAAAGTTCAAGCGTGGGAAGTTTGGGAAGAAGCACGGAGGAGGGAAATTTAAGAAGTGGAAGTGA
- the LOC133699664 gene encoding uncharacterized protein LOC133699664 isoform X1, translating to MKFTCLSKGSGFHFPPCHILDVSGFRILLDCPLDLSALTIFYPVSPSSKMEEGQQTYDFAVNNCLDMRKRQKILKSLICAQPWYKTPNNLHLWDPSSIDLVLITSTMGMLALPFLTQTKGFSAKIYATEATTRLGQLMMEDLVLMHNEFHHFFGSDSGSPQWMSWEELELLSPALRQVALGKDGTELGGWMPLYRSVDVEDCVKKVQTLKYAEEAWYNGTLLIKAFSSGLEIGSCNWTINSPKRNIACISSSKFYSVNAMEFDYHALRGNDLILYSDFSSEGVLTNDEHDNNFSASTTYNSSTPSADNDDRIPKECLLRNDESLEEREKLAFICSCVVDSVKAGGSVIIPLNQLGIVLQLLEQIPVYLESSAMKVPIYVISSVAAELLAFTNIIPEWLCKERQEKLFSGEPLFSHSELMKGEKLYVFPDVHSPELLTNWQEPCIVFSPHWSLRLGPVVHLLRRWREDENSLLVLEDGLDTDMALLPFKPMAMKVLQCSFLSGIRLQKTQPLLEMLRPKEVLFPEDLREQIKFSGSHSFSVFYYAENETLVVPRSKGSVDLEIASNLATQFSWRKLDHDDMDITRLEGQLFIDHGKHQVLSGNKVSEMASRKKPLLHWGVPDVEKLLTVLSKMGVKGSVERCMSDAESGSDEIVHIHEPSKALIEVRATRTVISARDEQLASLIFEAIGTLTGGI from the exons ATGAAATTT ACTTGCTTGAGCAAAGGAAGTGGTTTCCATTTCCCACCATGTCACATTCTTGATGTGAGTGGATTCAGGATATTACTTGATTGCCCTTTGGACCTTTCTGCTCTCACAATCTTTTATCCTGTTTCTCCATCATCCAAAATGGAGGAGGGGCAGCAAACTTATGATTTTGCTGTCAACAATTGTTTGGATATGAGGAAGAGGCAGAAAATTCTTAAGTCTTTGATCTGTGCTCAGCCTTGGTATAAAACTCCCAATAATTTGCACCTTTGGGATCCGTCTTCCATTGATCTTGTACTGATTACAAGCACAATGGGGATGCTTGCCCTCCCTTTTCTTACTCAAACCAAGGGCTTTTCTGCTAAG ATATATGCAACTGAAGCAACAACAAGGCTTGGACAGCTTATGATGGAGGATCTTGTTTTAATGCATAACGAATTCCATCATTTTTTTGGATCTGACTCTGGTTCTCCTCAATGGATGAGCTGGGAGGAGCTTGAACTGCTTTCACCTGCATTGAGACAAGTAGCTCTAGGCAAAGATGGAACAGAGTTGGGTGGATGGATGCCCCTGTACAG GTCTGTGGACGTGGAGGACTGCGTGAAGAAGGTTCAAACACTTAAATATGCAGAGGAAGCCTGGTACAATGGGACATTGTTGATTAAAGCATTCAGCTCGGGCTTAGAAATAGGCTCCTGTAATTGGACTATAAATAGTCCAAAAAGAAATATTGCATGTATTTCAAGCTCTAAATTTTACTCTGTTAATGCAATGGAGTTTGATTATCATGCTCTGCGAGGTAATGATCTGATATTATATTCAGACTTCTCATCTGAGGGTGTCTTGACAAATGATGAACATGATAATAACTTCTCTGCTTCAACTACCTACAATTCATCAACTCCCAG TGCTGATAACGACGATCGGATACCGAAAGAATGCTTATTGCGTAATGATGAGAGTTTAGAGGAAAGGGAGAAACTGGCATTTATCTGTTCATGTGTTGTAGATTCTGTTAAAGCTGGTGGCTCTGTCATTATTCCTTTAAATCAACTTGGAATTGTTCTGCAGCTGTTGGAACAGATACCAGTGTACCTTGAATCTTCAGCTATGAAG GTTCCAATATATGTCATCTCTTCTGTAGCAGCAGAACTTCTGGCATTCACCAATATCATACCAGAATGGTTATGCAAGGAGCGGCAAGAGAAG CTATTTTCTGGTGAGCCACTGTTTTCACACTCGGAGCTCATGAAAGGAGAGAAACTTTATGTCTTTCCTGATGTTCACTCACCTGAACTATT AACCAATTGGCAGGAACCATGCATTGTATTTTCTCCTCACTGGAGTCTGCGGCTTGGTCCAGTTGTTCATTTGCTTCGACGTTGGCGTGAAGATGAAAACTCCTTGCTTGTTTTGGAG GATGGACTGGATACTGATATGGCCCTCTTGCCTTTCAAGCCAATGGCAATGAAAGTTCTCCAGTGCTCATTCCTTTCTGGAATAAG GTTGCAAAAAACTCAACCTTTGTTAGAGATGTTGCGGCCAAAAGAAGTTCTG TTCCCAGAGGATTTGAGGGAACAAATCAAGTTTTCAGGCTCACATTCATTCTCAGTATTCTACTATGCTGAAAATGAAACATTAGTTGTACCAAGATCGAAAGGCAGTGTGGATCTAGAGATTGCGTCAAACTTGGCTACACAGTTCAGTTGGAGAAAGTTGGATCATGATGACATGGATATAACAAGACTGGAAGGACAGCTATTCATAGATCATGGCAAACATCAGGTACTATCAGGCAACAAGGTATCAGAGATGGCCTCAAGAAAGAAGCCATTACTGCATTGGGGTGTTCCAGATGTGGAGAAGCTGCTTACTGTGTTATCAAAGATGGGTGTAAAAGGATCTGTAGAACGATGCATGAGTGATGCTGAATCTGGAAGCGATGAGATCGTACACATCCATGAACCAAGCAAAGCCTTGATTGAGGTTAGGGCAACGAGGACTGTTATTAGTGCCCGGGATGAGCAATTAGCCTCCCTTATTTTCGAGGCAATTGGTACTCTTACGGGTGGCATTTAG
- the LOC133699664 gene encoding uncharacterized protein LOC133699664 isoform X2, whose protein sequence is MKFTCLSKGSGFHFPPCHILDVSGFRILLDCPLDLSALTIFYPVSPSSKMEEGQQTYDFAVNNCLDMRKRQKILKSLICAQPWYKTPNNLHLWDPSSIDLVLITSTMGMLALPFLTQTKGFSAKIYATEATTRLGQLMMEDLVLMHNEFHHFFGSDSGSPQWMSWEELELLSPALRQVALGKDGTELGGWMPLYRSVDVEDCVKKVQTLKYAEEAWYNGTLLIKAFSSGLEIGSCNWTINSPKRNIAYFSSEGVLTNDEHDNNFSASTTYNSSTPSADNDDRIPKECLLRNDESLEEREKLAFICSCVVDSVKAGGSVIIPLNQLGIVLQLLEQIPVYLESSAMKVPIYVISSVAAELLAFTNIIPEWLCKERQEKLFSGEPLFSHSELMKGEKLYVFPDVHSPELLTNWQEPCIVFSPHWSLRLGPVVHLLRRWREDENSLLVLEDGLDTDMALLPFKPMAMKVLQCSFLSGIRLQKTQPLLEMLRPKEVLFPEDLREQIKFSGSHSFSVFYYAENETLVVPRSKGSVDLEIASNLATQFSWRKLDHDDMDITRLEGQLFIDHGKHQVLSGNKVSEMASRKKPLLHWGVPDVEKLLTVLSKMGVKGSVERCMSDAESGSDEIVHIHEPSKALIEVRATRTVISARDEQLASLIFEAIGTLTGGI, encoded by the exons ATGAAATTT ACTTGCTTGAGCAAAGGAAGTGGTTTCCATTTCCCACCATGTCACATTCTTGATGTGAGTGGATTCAGGATATTACTTGATTGCCCTTTGGACCTTTCTGCTCTCACAATCTTTTATCCTGTTTCTCCATCATCCAAAATGGAGGAGGGGCAGCAAACTTATGATTTTGCTGTCAACAATTGTTTGGATATGAGGAAGAGGCAGAAAATTCTTAAGTCTTTGATCTGTGCTCAGCCTTGGTATAAAACTCCCAATAATTTGCACCTTTGGGATCCGTCTTCCATTGATCTTGTACTGATTACAAGCACAATGGGGATGCTTGCCCTCCCTTTTCTTACTCAAACCAAGGGCTTTTCTGCTAAG ATATATGCAACTGAAGCAACAACAAGGCTTGGACAGCTTATGATGGAGGATCTTGTTTTAATGCATAACGAATTCCATCATTTTTTTGGATCTGACTCTGGTTCTCCTCAATGGATGAGCTGGGAGGAGCTTGAACTGCTTTCACCTGCATTGAGACAAGTAGCTCTAGGCAAAGATGGAACAGAGTTGGGTGGATGGATGCCCCTGTACAG GTCTGTGGACGTGGAGGACTGCGTGAAGAAGGTTCAAACACTTAAATATGCAGAGGAAGCCTGGTACAATGGGACATTGTTGATTAAAGCATTCAGCTCGGGCTTAGAAATAGGCTCCTGTAATTGGACTATAAATAGTCCAAAAAGAAATATTGCAT ACTTCTCATCTGAGGGTGTCTTGACAAATGATGAACATGATAATAACTTCTCTGCTTCAACTACCTACAATTCATCAACTCCCAG TGCTGATAACGACGATCGGATACCGAAAGAATGCTTATTGCGTAATGATGAGAGTTTAGAGGAAAGGGAGAAACTGGCATTTATCTGTTCATGTGTTGTAGATTCTGTTAAAGCTGGTGGCTCTGTCATTATTCCTTTAAATCAACTTGGAATTGTTCTGCAGCTGTTGGAACAGATACCAGTGTACCTTGAATCTTCAGCTATGAAG GTTCCAATATATGTCATCTCTTCTGTAGCAGCAGAACTTCTGGCATTCACCAATATCATACCAGAATGGTTATGCAAGGAGCGGCAAGAGAAG CTATTTTCTGGTGAGCCACTGTTTTCACACTCGGAGCTCATGAAAGGAGAGAAACTTTATGTCTTTCCTGATGTTCACTCACCTGAACTATT AACCAATTGGCAGGAACCATGCATTGTATTTTCTCCTCACTGGAGTCTGCGGCTTGGTCCAGTTGTTCATTTGCTTCGACGTTGGCGTGAAGATGAAAACTCCTTGCTTGTTTTGGAG GATGGACTGGATACTGATATGGCCCTCTTGCCTTTCAAGCCAATGGCAATGAAAGTTCTCCAGTGCTCATTCCTTTCTGGAATAAG GTTGCAAAAAACTCAACCTTTGTTAGAGATGTTGCGGCCAAAAGAAGTTCTG TTCCCAGAGGATTTGAGGGAACAAATCAAGTTTTCAGGCTCACATTCATTCTCAGTATTCTACTATGCTGAAAATGAAACATTAGTTGTACCAAGATCGAAAGGCAGTGTGGATCTAGAGATTGCGTCAAACTTGGCTACACAGTTCAGTTGGAGAAAGTTGGATCATGATGACATGGATATAACAAGACTGGAAGGACAGCTATTCATAGATCATGGCAAACATCAGGTACTATCAGGCAACAAGGTATCAGAGATGGCCTCAAGAAAGAAGCCATTACTGCATTGGGGTGTTCCAGATGTGGAGAAGCTGCTTACTGTGTTATCAAAGATGGGTGTAAAAGGATCTGTAGAACGATGCATGAGTGATGCTGAATCTGGAAGCGATGAGATCGTACACATCCATGAACCAAGCAAAGCCTTGATTGAGGTTAGGGCAACGAGGACTGTTATTAGTGCCCGGGATGAGCAATTAGCCTCCCTTATTTTCGAGGCAATTGGTACTCTTACGGGTGGCATTTAG